A part of Cannabis sativa cultivar Pink pepper isolate KNU-18-1 chromosome 6, ASM2916894v1, whole genome shotgun sequence genomic DNA contains:
- the LOC133038881 gene encoding uncharacterized protein LOC133038881 isoform X2: MAEIRSDSKSVVVSDVVPVMSKITDHKLIGSNYLEWSKTIRLYLRSTDKDDHLTDDPHEETNDSRKIWLREDARLFLQIRNSIDNEVISLINHCELVKELMGYLEFLYSGKDNISRIYDVCKAFYRAEKQDKSLMNYFMAFKKTYEELNVLLAFSPDVKVQHRQREQMAIMSFLAGLSSEFDSAKSQVLSGSDVSSLQDVFTRVLRTETTSSTPLNSALVSRNNSAPERNSTPSGFKGGNSQGPDNRTPNSGSIMCNYCKKPGHTKFECRKLQFKNRQQHSANIASTSDASDKSVLISADEFAKFSRYQETLKSSSSSVTAIADSGSYDEEDYW, encoded by the coding sequence atggcagagataagatcagattcaaaatcagttgttgtttctgatgttgttcccgtaatgtctaaaatcacggatcataagttgattggttcgaattatttggaatggagtaagacgattcgactgtatttgaggagtactgacaaagatgatcacttgactgacgatcctcatgaagaaacaaacgattcaaggaaaatatggctccgtgaggatgctcgcttgttccttcaaattcgaaattctatcgataatgaggtaattagtttgattaatcattgtgaattggttaaagaactaatgggttacttggagtttttgtattctggcaaagacaacatatctcgcatatatgatgtttgcaaagctttttatcgcgcggagaaacaagataagtctcttatgaattattttatggctttcaagaaaacatatgaagaacttaatgtgctattagcgtttagtcctgatgtaaaagttcaacatcgccaacgagaacagatggctattatgagttttcttgcaggactctcatctgaatttgactctgcaaagtcacaagttctctctggttctgatgtctcctctttacaagatgtgtttactcgtgttcttcgcacagagactacctcttcaactcctctgaatagcgccttggtgagtcgtaataattctgcaccggaaagaaactctactccaagtggatttaaaggaggtaattcacaaggacctgataaccgcacaccaaattctgggagcatcatgtgcaattattgtaagaaaccaggccacaccaagtttgagtgtaggaagttacaatttaagaatcgacaacaacactctgccaatattgcaagcactagtgatgcatctgacaaatcggtccttatttctgctgatgaatttgccaagttctcaaggtatcaggaaacacttaagtcttcatcttcttctgtcACTGCGATTGCTGATTCAG
- the LOC133038881 gene encoding uncharacterized protein LOC133038881 isoform X1 encodes MAEIRSDSKSVVVSDVVPVMSKITDHKLIGSNYLEWSKTIRLYLRSTDKDDHLTDDPHEETNDSRKIWLREDARLFLQIRNSIDNEVISLINHCELVKELMGYLEFLYSGKDNISRIYDVCKAFYRAEKQDKSLMNYFMAFKKTYEELNVLLAFSPDVKVQHRQREQMAIMSFLAGLSSEFDSAKSQVLSGSDVSSLQDVFTRVLRTETTSSTPLNSALVSRNNSAPERNSTPSGFKGGNSQGPDNRTPNSGSIMCNYCKKPGHTKFECRKLQFKNRQQHSANIASTSDASDKSVLISADEFAKFSRYQETLKSSSSSVTAIADSGNSNACLLSKSSKWVIDSGATDHMTGSYDEEDYW; translated from the coding sequence atggcagagataagatcagattcaaaatcagttgttgtttctgatgttgttcccgtaatgtctaaaatcacggatcataagttgattggttcgaattatttggaatggagtaagacgattcgactgtatttgaggagtactgacaaagatgatcacttgactgacgatcctcatgaagaaacaaacgattcaaggaaaatatggctccgtgaggatgctcgcttgttccttcaaattcgaaattctatcgataatgaggtaattagtttgattaatcattgtgaattggttaaagaactaatgggttacttggagtttttgtattctggcaaagacaacatatctcgcatatatgatgtttgcaaagctttttatcgcgcggagaaacaagataagtctcttatgaattattttatggctttcaagaaaacatatgaagaacttaatgtgctattagcgtttagtcctgatgtaaaagttcaacatcgccaacgagaacagatggctattatgagttttcttgcaggactctcatctgaatttgactctgcaaagtcacaagttctctctggttctgatgtctcctctttacaagatgtgtttactcgtgttcttcgcacagagactacctcttcaactcctctgaatagcgccttggtgagtcgtaataattctgcaccggaaagaaactctactccaagtggatttaaaggaggtaattcacaaggacctgataaccgcacaccaaattctgggagcatcatgtgcaattattgtaagaaaccaggccacaccaagtttgagtgtaggaagttacaatttaagaatcgacaacaacactctgccaatattgcaagcactagtgatgcatctgacaaatcggtccttatttctgctgatgaatttgccaagttctcaaggtatcaggaaacacttaagtcttcatcttcttctgtcACTGCGATTGCTGATTCAGGTAACTCTAATGCCTgccttctttccaaatcctcaaaatgggtcattgattctggtgccacaGATCATATGACAG